The Salmo salar chromosome ssa02, Ssal_v3.1, whole genome shotgun sequence genome segment CCCGGAGGACCCGGAGGACCCGACATGTACTCCCTGACACCATCGCCTACATGAAGGACAACACAATACACAAGTTACTGCACTGCTAAACAGTAGCGTAAAAAAGGTTTTAGATCATTAGGCACCCTTTTAGTTAGCATCAACTACGCAAACAACATCTAAATCATATTTGTCGACCATATTGTCCCACGGAGGTCACGTATGCTGTCAAATATGCTatcaggaggtatatctcactgatcatccccaaagccaacaccccatttggccgcctttccttccagttctctgctgccagtgactggaacgaattgcaaaaatcgctgaagttggagacttttatttccctcaccaactttaaacatcagctacctgagctgctaaccgatcgctgcagctgtacatagtccatctgtaaattgcccacccaatctacctacctcatcccattactgtttttattttatttacttttctgctcttttgcacaccagtatttctacttacacatcatcatatgctcatttatcactccagtgttaatctgctaaattgtaattatttgctcctatggcctatttattgcctacctcctcatgccttttgcacacactgtatatagactttctttttttctactgtgtcattgacttgtttattgtgttattggcttgtttattgtttactccatgtgtaactctgtgttgttatctgtgtcacactgctttgctttatcttggccagttcgcagttgaaatgagaacttgttctcaactagcctacccggttaaataaaggtgaaataaaaaaaataaaaaatatattgtaaCAGTCTTTGGATGGACGTAGTTTAGCCCCAATCCTTTTCATTGGAGGTAAGAAGAAAAAGCAGATAATCTCACTCACTCTTGAGGTATTCTGTGATGTATTGACGGACGTCCGGTGTTCCATCCCCAGACCCAGGTAGCCCATCACGGCCGGGTTCCCCGGGAGGTCCAGGTGGACCTGGTGCTCCAGGGGAACTCCTGGATGATCCACCACTGGAGTAGCCAGGGATTCCTGGAGCACCTGGAACGCCAGCCTCACCTAATAAAAATATAAGTAGGCTTAATTAACTTACACAAATGATCCACATTGGGTGATAAACATTGTTAAAGTGATGTTCCAGAGATTTTGTATAATTTTAGCCAGTAGATTTGAAAATAGTGCTCATGAGCCAAAACAGGTCCCAGTTTTAATTATTTTttgcaattcgtatgatatgttacgaatgtaTAAGTACTTAAGATCCCAGACTGCATCTTTAAAGGGGTGTAAGGGTGTACCTTTTGGACCCGGTTGCCCCTCGGGGCCCTCTGGACCTTGGGGCCCTGGAAGTCCACTGTCACCTTCTGGTCCTGGACCTCCAGGTTGTCCCTGGGGTCCAGGGAAACCTGGGGAGAAAACAATACAATGAACAATACAACATATACCCACAAGGATTAAGTAAATTCAGAAGTAAATGTTGGTTGTAACCCAAGCGACAGTTTAACTATGCTTCTGATAAATATTTGATCCACCCACCGACACCGGGATCTCCGGGAACTCCTGGTAAACCGGGCTGACCTGGGTCACCTGAAACATAGATCAAATTGCGTTAAGGTCGACATTTTAAGTCTATCACTAAGTCTGCCATGTAAATAGTATGTGACTGagccagttcaaatcaaatcaaatgtatttatatagcccttcttacatcagctgatatctcaaagtgctgtacagttcATAGCCTACTATGATATCAATCCAGCCCTTTGACATGGAGATGCCTTTAAAATTGCTTACCTTGGTAACCCTGGGGTCCTGGTTTACATTAGGAAACAATAAAATGATTTAcaagatgagtgcacataactTCTGTTTCGACCAAATTGACTATGATAAAAACACAAATGGTAGAGACAGTGAGTTGGACCCCTCTGTACCTGGTGATCCCGGAAGACCAGTTGGGCCAGCAGGTCCTGGTGGTCCAGCGAAGAAGGTTCCTGAAAGGcaacacagcattacactacaACATTACATTGCGTTACATTACGTGACCTTCCATATCATACCATATcatatggggtggcaggtagcctagtggttaaagcgttggactagtaactgaaaggttgcaagagcgttggactagtaactgaaaggttgccagatcgaatccccgagctgacaaggtaaaaatctgttgttctgaacaaggcagttaacccactgttcctaggctgtcattgaaaataaaaatttgttcttaactgacttgcctagttaaataaaggtaaaatatatactgATCAACAGCTTCTATCTTTGACAGTAGAGTCATTGTGATTGTGTTGAGTGATCAGATGGTAACAGTATGGAGAGTGTAGTGTAGTTTTGGTTAGGGCCACCTACCTGAGTTGGGCACAAAGCTACCTGGCTCTCCCTTATCTCCTCGGGGGCCGGGCACACCAACACCTGTGAGAGGAATGGGTCAGGTTGAGTTGAAATTCATCAAAATGGTTTGAAAAGGAACTTTGCAACAGATGACGCAAACCAGTTCTTACAATAGCTTAATTATTTTACAATATAATTTGTATATAATATTGTACATTCTTCTCAGGTAGAAATGTTATGGTTTACCTGGTACACCTGGCTCTCCTTTAGGACCTTCAGGACCTGGGGGACCCTTACCTGAGAAGGAATAAGGTAAGAATTAGCTTTATAAAAAGGACAGAATCCATAAGAAAAAGGGATcagaacaaaataaaataaaacagctATCCGTCCAAAAATACATTGAAGTGCATGGAGAATGAACCACATGGCTTACCTAGAAGACCCTGGGCACCTGGTTCTCCTGGGGGCCCTGGAGGGCCAGGTGGGCCAGGAAGACTAGCCACAGGTGCACGTTCTGTTGTAAGGGGTAAGGTAAGTGTAGAGGTAATAAGAAAGTCATACACTATAACGAGTCTAAAACAAGAACATATTTTCAGCCAAACATACTCACTCTCTGTGGTTTCCACAGTCTGTACAGTAATACCAGGCTTTCCCtggtctcccttctctccttcctctcccttttCTCCCCTGGGACCTATAGAGACAGAGCCAATGAACAATCAAAGGGAAAGTACGTACAGAATATGGACCCTGATGTCTCATTGGATATCTGAGAAATAAGTCTTACCAGGCGTTCCAGGAAGACCAGCAGGGCCAACAGGACCTGAGGAGACACAACAGAAGCACTGAGCTTACAGCTTACTGTACCTGAAAGTCTATGAGGAACTTCATGAAGATCTCCAACATCTAGATCTTCATCCAGATCTGGTCAAGGCGATACAGTGTTTACTCAAACTGTAGAACAATGTCttagaacagtggttcccaaactttttatagtcctgtaccccttcaaacattcaacctccagccgcgtaccccctctagcaccagggtcagcgcactctcaaatgttgttttttgccatcattgtaagcctgccacacacacactatacgatacatttattaaacataagaatgagtgtgagtttttgtcacaacccggctcgtggcaaatgacaaagagctcttataggaccagggcacaaataataatgtaataataatcaatcattttgctctttatttaaccatcttacatataaaaccttctttgttcatcaaaaattgtgaataactcaccacaggttaatgagaaggttgTGCTTGAAAGGACGCACATAActttgcaatgttgggttgtgttggagagagtctcagtcttaaataattgtccacacacagtgtgtgcctgtatttcgttttcatgctagtgagagtcgagaatccactctcacataggtacgtggttgcaaagggcatcagtgtctgaACAACATGATTTGTCAAGACAAGAAACTCTGAGAGCAGCCCGattcagaaatctggcagtggcttctgattaaattccattttcacagaaccgcttgttgcaatttcgatgaggctctcttgttcagatatcggtaagtggactggaggcagggcatgaaagggataacaaatccagttgtttgtgtcgtccgtttcgggaaagtacctgcgtaattgcgcacccagctcaatcaagtgcttcgctatatcacatttgacattgtctgtaagcttgagttcatttgcacacaaaaaaacaatacaatgatggaaagacctgtgtgttgtccttgttaatgcagacagagaagagctccaacttcttaatcatagcctcaattttgtcctgcacattgaatatagttgcggagagtccctgtaatcctagattcagatcattcaggtgagaaacaacatcacccagataggccagtcgtgtgagaaacccgtcatcatgcaagcggtcagacatgTGGAAATTATGgttagtaaagaaaactttaagctcgtctctcaatttaaaaaaacgtctcaatactttgccccttgataaccagcgcacttcctCTCcctgttgtaaaagtgttacatagTTGCTGCCCGTATCATTGCATAATgtagaaaatacacgagagttcaggggcgatgctttaacaaagttaaccattttcactgtagtgtccaaaatgtttttcaaactgtcaggcattcccttggcagcaagagcctctcagtggatgctgcagtgtacccaagtggcgtcgggagcaactgcttgcacactcGTTACCACTCCAAtaggtctccctgtcatggcttttgcaccatcagtacagataccaacacattttgaccaccaaagtccatttgatgtcacaaagctgtccagtactttaaaaatatccactcatgttgttctggtttccagtggtttgcagaagaggatgtcttccttaattgaccccccataaacgtaacggacatataccaggagctgtgccagccCCGCCACGACTGTTGAcgcatccagctgtaacgcatataattcactgacttgtatgtgaagcagtaattgtttcaaaacatctcctgccatgtcactgacgcgtcgtgaaacagtgttgtttgatgaagacattggCTGTATGTTTTGTTTTGGCCTttccccccagcattgtcccagccatatctgcagcagcaggaagaatgaagtcctccacaatagtatgggacttgtctgtcctagccactcggtagctcaccatataagacgcttctagccccttcttagtaatgatatctgttgcttttatgcatgtcttactactcgaaagttgtCTTTATTCTtgctcaaaaaactcccgtggcttatttttcaaattgtcatgtctcgtttctaaatgtctgcgcaagagtgaaggtttcccgcgagagagtaacggttcatgtgattggatgttaattatttgacaagGCTacatgtatttgacattgtgttgttatttcgctgaacactagatggtttaattttattttgggcagtgaaatgaggctactcaggcgagaaacaaaactcacccaaatgtatagccccattggaaaatataaatatactatttgaaaatgtgaagacatttatttggcgtacccccaacAGCATTGCGCATACCCCAGGAATACCTGTCTTAGAACATTTTAGAATTTAGAGCTTCAGTACCAACCTGAGAGTCCAGGGGATCCAGCAACACCAGCGGGTCCGGGGCTGCCTGGAGGTCCGGGGATGGCAACCGAACTGGAACCAGCTGGATTGACCAATGACCATCCATTACTTAAGGATATGTGATGCTGTCCTACTGTGGACACTGTACTATAAAGTCATCTCAAGAAATATTTACAGCTGTAGATGTACAGTGCCTATCGACCAGTGTAGCGATGTCTCTAATTTGCCTTGTCGTTTCCTCTTACTTACCTGCATTGATGATTCTACCAGGTTCTCCAGCTTCGCCTAGAAGATAACATGATGATAGATTGAATGAAAGCATAATCCTGTTTGACTAAAGATATAGAGGAAGAATGTAATAGGTACATTACCTTTACCTCCAGGCTGACCTGGATTACCTGGTATACCTATACggggtagagggggagggttACAAAAATGTTATAGCCTGCTGTACAATATTTGAGGAACCATGCATCTGAAATGTAAATCAAGGAATGATTTTGCATCAAAGAGTCATACCTGGTGGACCTTGAAGCCCGGGAATGCCTACAGCGGAAACAAGTGGAAAATGTATGTTATTGAATTTTAAATAGTGAATACTAAgcattgatggatggatggatatatggaTTAATAAATGGATTCATTGATTTTACCTGGGAGGCCTGTATCTCCTGGAGGTCCTGCTGGTCCTCTGGGACCTGGCAACCCATCCAATCCCTTGTCACCTGGAATGATACAGGTATCAATTATCCTGTAAAAACTAAAAGTTGTTATATGGACAACTTGATATTTCAACCAAAATATATTGTTGTGGTTTCTATCTACCAAAGGATGTTGTTGTTCTTACCTCTAGAGCCTTTTTCACCGTCAGCCCCGGGAGCACCTGTTGAATAACACCCACACATACAGAATTGATAAGAGTGAAGAATTTAACTGTTACAGTATCTATATTCGGACAGCCTGAGATTATTCTAGCAGCACAATCTTTTCTTCACTACTCTGTTCACTTACCTGTGGGTCCTTTGGATCCCTTTGTTCCGTCTGGTCCTGGAAGTCCTCTTTGACCTGGGTCACCTATGATGACGGAGAGGGTACATAACCACTATGAAATGTGCTTACAACCCATTTTCACACCAGTTTACATATGTAGTGCATATTTCTCTCAATGATGTGTTATcctagagaaggaggagagaagaaataAAGAGGAGACACAAAGTTCTGAATCCCATGTGATTCTAACTATTCAGGGCAGACAGATACACACCTGATGTTCCGCGGGGTCCTTTCTCTCCTGGCTCGCCCTTATTTCCTGGAGGTCCAGCTGGTCCCTTCTCTCctggaagaggagagaaacaATAGGCTTACTGATATGATCTTTGTTTgatgctgcaatatgtaactttttgggcaacctgaccaaattcacatagaaatgtgatttatagatctgtcattctcattgaacgtAAGTCTAAGAAGTGGGTGATTTGTCTATGTGCACAATTTCTATGTTTCCATTCTTAAATtcagtttttgcgtcttttactttcagtttttcaAACAGCTATTGAAAAGATACAGTATTTCACAGAGGTTTAGATggcacaatgattctctacagaattgcttgttttgtcacaaactgaaattaggtgaactattagatgttttgcaaccaggaaatggcagagcgactTCTGCATATTACaactttaaagctagaatcctccATTGACAAAATAACAAATCCACCTCCCTGCCCCTCTTTCACTAGAAAAAAAACAAAGGAAtggggcctggagaaatgtaaccattctcaaattcatagagaacaGTATtacttccgtccctctcttcgccccaacctgggcttgaaccaggaaccctCTGCACACATTGACAACAGTCACCATCGAAGCATCGCTACCTATCACTCCACAAAAGCCATggtccttgcagagcaagggaaacaactacttcaaggtctcagaccgagtgacgtcaccaattgaaacgctacCAGTGCGCACCGCTAaccagctagccatttcacaccggttacagatgcaaggactgaccatccatggtaTCAAATGTATAGGTTTCACCacattttgaggctatacagtctTTGTTTACATTTGCATTCTTTACTAAAATGTTAGTAAAGCAAGCTTatttttggggttctgatggagtATGACAattaaactaagctcatgaggcattaatAAGTTATACTCTTCAACAATCAATGGCTATCATAAATGTTTAAGTGAAAAAATGGATGTATCAACTAAGGTTTCTAGCTATATTTGTGGCTTTCTCTTAGTGAATCTAAATCAAGCAAATAGGCCTGCATACAACACATCTCAACATGTTGGTCTAGAATACCTTTCGGTCCTGGAGCGCCTGCTTCACCTCGGAAACCCTGTGGACCAGGAGTTCCTAAAGAAAAGTGACAAATACACAACTTTAGAAATCACATGCTTGTGTCTTCTTCCAATACAATGGTACATGAAAAGGGCAAAGAGCACTCACCTGGGATACCTGTAGCACCCTGACCACCCGCTGACCCtggaaaacaaaaataaatacactTTAACAATGGCGGCCAACAGTTACAGTCTCAGTGTTGATGAATTgcgtttacattttagtaatttagcagacgctctaatccagagtgatttacaatTTGGGATAGTTTAATGTATCTCATCAATTTAGATGTATTTCCTGCATTAATGATGACCTTTGGCCTTACCTTTAGGCCCAACAGGCCCAGCAGTGCCAGCAGGTCCGGTGCCTCCGGGTTCACCAGGAGAACCTATGGCATCACATAACATTACATAAGAGCTTGAACAGGAACCCATAatttaaatatatacattttatggatttttttctcTGAAGATATACTGTGACGCCATCAAATACACTTATGAACATACCTTTGTCCCCTTTCTCTCCAAACCCTGGAGGACCAGGCTCTCCACGTGATCCCGTTGGTCCTTCTCGGCCCCTCTGGCCTGGGGGGCCCTCTGCACCAGCTTCACCTATTCACAGATGAGAAGAGATGCATTGTGGGAGTGTGATAAaataatttatatgtttaaaagataatgattaaataattctaccctgaaacgTAACTAATTAGTAATTAGttgtttatgtagcatgtataatgaataattaaagtattaAACATAAGTCCAACTAGGTTGGACTGGGAGGGAgataaatgtgtgtatgtgtgtgccgaaGAAAATACCGAGAACAATTAAAACGGTGTTTGGCTCGACCTGGCTACaactctgagaaacttatgataggacagggagtacttctcaaggtttctctaatctcgggggaatggaacggacagcgctgggtagtgatacacagtggtgagaactctggAGAAGCACACAactcacctactgttcgtgtgtatgtatgtgcgtaggatatctactgtttgtgtggatgtaTGTGCGTAGGTAGGAAGTGAACTATAAAAAGGATGTCTTTGTATAATGAACTTCAGAGTACCCTCgtgaataaacattttgactattgtaagctgggactctcgtctgtttcattcaaccagaatcttacaaactctgggttgcagactgagtagATGAATTGAAGTTTATGAACAGTGATAACGAAATTCACATAACAGAGTGAGAGTCTATACAGTACATTTCTCATTTGTTGCAAGATTGAGATCTTGTAATTTTAAGTCAAATTGTGTCCTTAAGCATTACCTGCATTTCCTTTAGGTCCCCTCGGGCCCTCCTGTCCACTGTGGCCCATCTGACCTGGAGGACCTAAGGAAGAGAAGCCGGACATCAGTCTGCTATCATTCAGCAGATGATTATTTACTGTAGCCACTACAGAATAAAACTAGTAGTTTGTGTTCCTACCTGGTAGGCCAGGGAATCCATTATCACCTGAAATGAATTAATTAATTCCATTTGTACAGTATAACTCTAACATGTACAGTATTTGCTGTGTGACgtcattgaaatgaaatgtagGTCTAAGGCTCACTGACCTTTGACTCCTGGACCACCTTGGTCACCTGAAATAAAACAGCTGAAATGTTCATCAACAGACACAGCCAAAACTTGCTCTGCCAATACAGTTTGTTTCCATCTATGGATGGATGGATCCATCTATGTATGTTTCCATGTCCATGCAGTGGATGCCCTACAGTACCTTTGGTCCCAGGCTCTCCTCTCGCTCCTTTCATTGAATGTGCAAGTGTTGctgtaacaaataaataaaaaatgttgtcAATATATAGAATCCAATAAAAACGACACATGTATAAcatctttcaaaaatattcataCAATTCACAAGTTTGCATGATTTTGGATTTGTGACTGAATCATTCCTTTGTTTTAATAGTTGAAAAGCTCAACAtatacccacaaaacacaaggctGGTGCACAGTGTaagttctggttctggttctgtacCTCGTACAGTATCGGACTGCAGCTCAGTCCTGACTATCTGCTGAACTGCCCTTTGCAGAGCTACAGGGTCTTGGCCTGGTCCATTAGCTGATCCTGGACCTGCTCCTGCTGCCACTCCCAGATTGATACCATTATCAGAGCGGAGCAGTgtggtagaggagggagaggaggtcttGTCTATGTATGCAGACTCCAAAGGGTCTATGATGTTGAtggctgaggaggaggagaggcgacTGGAATGGGCTGAGGAAGAGCTGGAGGCTTGTTCCAAGGCATCCACACGAGCTTTAAGACGTTTGACTTCTTCGGCTGTAAGTGgttggaagagaaagagagggaggggaagaaaattgggagggaaacagagagaaacaaggACAAAGATCGAGTGAGAGaagcgagaaacagagagaaatacaggggagaaagaacagagaaaaaaacagagagagatttaCTTAGACACGGATGTAACTCTAGCTCTCTATGACAGAGACAGCCACATAAATCCAATCACCCCAGTGCCCTAcagctccactcctcctctcttaccCAGGGCGATGAGTCCCAGGAGGAGCCCCAGGAGGAGCAGAAGACCCAGCAGGAGGCCCAACAGCCACTTCCACCAGGAGCAGCAGGACCAGAAGCCCCGACCTCCTCCAGACTCGTCCTTGCGTATCTCTGAtcgaagagagaggtagaggacacGGGGGTCAAGAACCAGCATCAGTAGAGTATCATGAAGAATGCATAAGAGTAGGCATTTAGGGCTGAAGATTGTTACATTGGGATTCAGCCATTTCAATTTCAAAGTATAGTTAGACTATACCTGCATAGGTTGCTTTGTCTTTCGTTGACACTTTCATCAAGGATCCAGCTTTAAAAAACAGCAGTGGAAGAACAGTTTGTTGGTAACACAAGTCAAGGTGTGGTGAAAATGTCTATTCACTTCCATTATCTACCGTTTGTTTCTGTGGTTCTGGCTGTAGCTGTCTCCACAAAGCCGGacaccttcttcttctccttcttcagtGAGTCCTCAGAATAGGCTAGAAAATGTGAAAAGAGAAGTAAACTTCAGCATAACTCACAGACAACGGCTAACACTAAGACAGTGGGACTGGAGTATGTTATTGGGCATGGAAACATTTAAGATCTGATAGGACTGGTACCATTTTCCCTCAGAAGGTTATTCTCATTGAGCACACAATTGAATATTTAGTAAATATTATGTATTTAGTGAAAACCCTCCTCTATGTGTACATTTCTGGTATTCTCACGTACTGGATTGCAATATTCCGGTATCTTTCCCCCAATTCCCATGTTTCTAGAAATCATGCTTTGAAGATTCCCAGAATAAGCAGGGAATCTGGAATCCTCCAACCAAGATTtcaggaaaacctgggaattttgggaaagttaccggAATTTTGCAAACATATTGCTcttacaacaacctctccctcaacgtcagcaagacaaaggagctgatcatggactacaggaaatggagggccgagcacgccaccatacacatcgatggggctgtagtttagtgggtcgagagcttcaagttcctcggcgtccacatcactaaggatctatcatggtccatacacaccaacgcagtcgtgaagagggcaatgCAACGCTTCTTAcccctcagaaggctgaaaatatttgtcaCGGGCCCTCAGATCCTAAAAACGTTTTACAGGTGCACCATTAAGAGCATCTTGacaggctgcatcaccgcctggtatggcaactacttggCATCCAAcaacaaggcgctacagagtgtaGAGCGACCCAGTACTCCCGAGCTCCCTGccaaccaggacctctataccaattgtcaaaaactccagccacccaagtcataaactgttctctctgctacagcatggcaagtggtactgatgcaccaagtctgcaaccaacaggaccctgaacagcttcaacccccaaaACATTAAACTGCTAAATTGTTGGTTAAATATTTAGCCAAATAGCTACCCGGCTATCTGGATTCAGACTtttttttttgactcatcacatacgctgctgctactgtttatcatctatcctgttgactagtcactttattcTTAGTTATATGGACATATCTccatcaattacctcgtacccctgcacatcgacttagtcctggtaccctgtatatataaccattgtgtatttattattacttttattattacgtattatacatttttctattatttttctattttctttctctctgcattcttgggaagggcccgtaagcatttcactgttagtctacatctgCTGTTTATgtagcatgtgaccaataacatttgatttgattcgagtGTTGCCTACCAATAGCAGTGGCAGCAGAGGAGAACTGTTTGCCAGTATCTTTGGCCATGATGAGTCTTTCCGTCTCCTTTTTGACGGGAGCGTTCTCTTTCTCCAGCAGCATGAATTTGTATTCTTTGGCCTCTTCACCGGTAGGACTGCTGGGCGCCACTGAGAAATAGGCAGCAAAAACATTCAGTATAAACTGGTAAGTGTCATGAATACATGATAAGATAGAGTAGGAGAGGAtatccttttactgcagtgggctaaatcaggctcacacagattgtttcttgttagtcttaaacaaatctactttgagacAAAAGTAGACACCTCACACACaaggttatgggcttaaaaacagaagacacctgtaccatgttaGATATAGAATTTAAATGATCACATTTtgtgtttgcatcccaatattacacttcatATACATCAAACAAgaggaaaaatatgaataacattccacccatgaggcaacTAGAGGGCGATTTGGTAATTTGACTGCAGGACAGCGCTATACTTGTCTTCGTGCTGCCGCTGCTTGTACATATATACATCGAATCAAATGTTTTATGTCTATGGTTGCCTAATTGTTATCTATGCAAAACAAAGTATTTTGGACTCACCTGTGTTTGTGGACACCCCTGTGCTTGTGACATTTTTCTGCACACCATAGACTGCCAAAAATAGAAAGACATGCAGGGTGAATTTAACATGATTTAAACGTGTGAAATATAACTCCCACAATGAACATGGGCATTATTCTCTTGATCCCAGTGGATTTCTGAACACTCAACACTCCATCCATACCTGTTTGTGTGTTGACTCCATTAGCTGTCAGGATACCGCCAGTGGTTGTGGCCAGGTTCTTCTGCATACCGTGAACTAGAGTTGGACAAAGGAGAGAAAACAGtcaatacttttttatttttattttatttcacctttatttaaccaggtaagctaattaagaacaagttctcattttcaactgcgacctggccaagataaagcaaagcagtgcgacacaaacaacaacacagagttacacatggagtaaacaagtgtacagtcaataacacaatagaaaaaaaagaaagtctatatacagtgtgtgcaaatggcgtgaggaggtaaggcaataaatatgccatagtagcgaagtaattacaatttagcagattaacactggagtgatagatgagcagatgatgatgtgcaagtagtaatactgctgtgcaaaagagcataaaaataaattaaaacaatatgaggatgaggtaggtagattgggtgtgctatttacagatggactatgtacatcTGCAGCGATCGGTTGCTCAGAatgctgat includes the following:
- the LOC106586738 gene encoding collagen alpha-1(XVII) chain isoform X1, whose amino-acid sequence is MDNLTTTKIVNAGAGGKVVKETVTTTTRLTSLPPTSGGLSSRSGLLSTGGGESTSRAITGGSSSVLVSSSAAAGSGGGAKSGYGGGSVSKSTTITTIESPSLSSGASGASGAAFRSSGASGASFGASKTSGSLSNSGGGLMSSSSSSLTGGSSSGFVSSSKGAGAGGGSFVTGSSSGSSSGFAFSSGTGTGGGDSSSAKMSAGGLGSVTVSTVTRSNYSSSAEAGSGGVKRGGAQGSASSAVSFSPTPMERKSMTTTMIARSMGYEGRSSGNSSPEYTRREYAAANATANTPTRGRSHSRESEIRCRLQSASPTAKRWTELDDVKRLLKGSRSSSISPPRSPTSTLPIPRKASVETRTRPNSSQSGQYNSATLDLGMPSYVWSGPTAGGYGYHSNAINRSPSSTLQHSPTTLTATGLQNNLALSSMSMNSGLSASSTVHGMQKNLATTTGGILTANGVNTQTVYGVQKNVTSTGVSTNTVAPSSPTGEEAKEYKFMLLEKENAPVKKETERLIMAKDTGKQFSSAATAIAYSEDSLKKEKKKVSGFVETATARTTETNAGSLMKVSTKDKATYAEIRKDESGGGRGFWSCCSWWKWLLGLLLGLLLLLGLLLGLIALAEEVKRLKARVDALEQASSSSSAHSSRLSSSSAINIIDPLESAYIDKTSSPSSTTLLRSDNGINLGVAAGAGPGSANGPGQDPVALQRAVQQIVRTELQSDTVRATLAHSMKGARGEPGTKGDQGGPGVKGDNGFPGLPGPPGQMGHSGQEGPRGPKGNAGEAGAEGPPGQRGREGPTGSRGEPGPPGFGEKGDKGSPGEPGGTGPAGTAGPVGPKGSAGGQGATGIPGTPGPQGFRGEAGAPGPKGEKGPAGPPGNKGEPGEKGPRGTSGDPGQRGLPGPDGTKGSKGPTGAPGADGEKGSRGDKGLDGLPGPRGPAGPPGDTGLPGIPGLQGPPGIPGNPGQPGGKGEAGEPGRIINAAGSSSVAIPGPPGSPGPAGVAGSPGLSGPVGPAGLPGTPGPRGEKGEEGEKGDQGKPGITVQTVETTEKRAPVASLPGPPGPPGPPGEPGAQGLLGKGPPGPEGPKGEPGVPGVGVPGPRGDKGEPGSFVPNSGTFFAGPPGPAGPTGLPGSPGPQGYQGDPGQPGLPGVPGDPGVGFPGPQGQPGGPGPEGDSGLPGPQGPEGPEGQPGPKGEAGVPGAPGIPGYSSGGSSRSSPGAPGPPGPPGEPGRDGLPGSGDGTPDVRQYITEYLKSDGVREYMSGPPGPPGVPGPPGGGSVESVDDLASRVIAYIQSGGIASGVPGPPGPPGAPGGGSTSLNDIISLLQREEVRHYIVGPPGPAGPPGIPGIPWRGGYGFNTNEVAGRVLNLMNEQGMVGMLGPPGPPGPPGLPGSHSDISYLLQNAEYKGVLGAQGPPGPPGVPGPAGPQGPTGPSGQAPYSSSGYRLEEVKDYIQSDGTRGGMFGPPGPPGPPGPQGHKGEQGSSGYGHAFDHRTSEGRRLAETETETDYSNIAVRVTDYIKYHGLLRDVVENQSQLEKSQVVQGPPGPPGPPGAPGFSRVFGSHSNATDLVEYIRAHGNIVGPPGRPGQKGDIGHTGHKGERGLDGIPGRTGLNGLEWKRGGKGEKGEYTLVTHRRKRNVGVSETND